DNA from Carassius gibelio isolate Cgi1373 ecotype wild population from Czech Republic chromosome B8, carGib1.2-hapl.c, whole genome shotgun sequence:
CAGTTCTATTATTTTCTGCTGTGTCATTCTGGCTCAATGCCATAACTGAATTTATCAGAGAGGCATCAGTTGTTGATCAAGACAGTTTACTTCTCTGTCTTCCATTTCAGAACAACAATAACCTGGACCTCTGCTGCCATCTGCTGGCTCAGGAGAGTAATAGATACCTGTATGAGGAGTACCACAGCCCAGATGACTTGCACTTAAACCGGAACCACATGCTGCGCATTAGCGTGGGTTACCCTGCAACTGAAGGGGTTAAAAATAATGCTGGTGGCCGAGCTTTGGTCCACAGTTCCAGCGACGGGCACATCGAACATCCTCGAAGTGGTTTCCATGAGCCCCTCTCCGCTCCAGCTACTATGGCGCCATCACCTGGCTTCAACCCCTTCTTCATGAACGATCAAGGACGCTCGAACATCCCCACCCCTCCACCCAGCATCCAGGGCATGTCGCCCACATACCACCCTGTCCCACGTTACATGTCTCCCATAACAGTTACCCTGTCCCAGAACATCCCCTCTGCCCCACAAGCGCTTCAGATCCCTCCTGGTGCCTATAGTGGGAACACCGTGTACATGCGTCCCTCACCGTCTCAAAGTCCTCAACCCACTCCCTGGTCCACATCTGGGACATCTGTGTACCAGCAGTCTCCTTACGCCACTCCTACATACCCGTCCCCGTACAGTTCTCCCCAACATCAGGTCCCGCAGCCGCCCCAGGTGTTTCTGCCCATAAGTCCCCCCACTCTCCCTGGGCTGTCCTACCAGCAGTCGCCAGTTTCCCACAGGCCTTTTATGTCCTCCAAAGGCCCTATAAAGAACCAGATAGAGATCACACTGGAGGGACAACGGCCACGGAGCAACTCCCCTGTACATGCTCCGCAGGGATCTCTCTATATGGCCACCAGCCCTTCCCCAAGCTCCCCGTCCCGGGCCATTAGTATGACTGGACCTCTCGGGGCCTCCATTCATCAAGGAATTTATGTCCACCAAGGTGTGGCAAGGCCCCGGCCTGCATCCTCTCCTCAGCCAGCCACATCTGCGTTCATCAAGATCAAAGTGTCCCCTGGACAGGTGCAGCGTTCCTCAAGTTCTCCACCAGTTGAGAGAGAATCCCTCCTCAATATAGTGGACCAGGGCGAACGCCATGGCGCCCCTCCTCCGATCCTGCCCATCTCTGCCCTGCCAGCGAACATCTCCAGTCAGATCAACCGCCTGCCTAGACGATCCAGTTCCGGCTCGGATGACTATGCATATACTCAAGGTATGAATCTGCTTATGCAAGACCTCATGTGTTTGCTTAGAAATTACACACAGATCAAGATCGGATCAAATAACACTTTCCTGTCAAAGTTGTAATTTCCTGTCCAGAATAAGCTGGTTATACAACTCTTTTGCATTCGTTTATGGTGTCTGTTGTTCAGTCTTGTATACTTGTGTCTAATGCTCCTCCTCAGCGCTGCTCCTGCACCAGCGGGCTCGAATGGAGCGTCTGATGAAAGAACTCCTGCTGGAGCGGCAGAAACTGGAGCAATTGAAGGCGGAAGTGAATGAAATGGAATTTGACGCCCTGCAGAGACGCTTCAGACGGGTGAACAGCACCAGCCTTATCCCTCGGGTaagagagagacaaaaacaaGGCTTTTATACCATGTGAATACATCTTTTTGAACACACACCTACTTGTTTTATATCACTAATAAAGGGAAAGGATGAATCCTCATCAACTTCTCAAAATTAGCCTGCATACCTAGAATTTAGGTGCAGAACTTGCAAACATAATAAGGTGGAAATGAATCACATCTGTTCATTCAATTCTCGCACATTCTGCATGCTTCACAGACTATGAATTAATCTCTTTTCAAAGGTTAAACTACTGTACATAATGTACCCATCCAGTGCAACCGTCACCTCTTTCCTCTGACTTTAACAAGCTACTGTGAAGCGATTAACTGCCATAAACTGCTTTTATGTCTGTAGCTAATGTTAAAAAGTCATGtactcactctgtgtgtgtttgtgtgtgtgcgtgcgaacACATTTCCTAGCCCGAGGATATGACCAGAATTCGGTCGCAAAACAGACAGCTCCAGATTGACATTGATTGCACCTTGAAGGAGACAGACTTGCTGCAGTCCAGAGGTAAAAATAGCACGAATGTAGCCATCTTTATAGCACAGCGTTATTTCATGTGATTGTTGAAAATTGTGCTGATCATTTGCTTCATCCAtctcttattttttgtttatttatttcttaggCAAGTTTGACGTGAGAACCATGAACAACTTTTATGATAATATTCAACCTGGCCCTGTTGTACCTCCAAGAGGTGGGAAttcaataatttaatttactcAACTGTCAAAATGTTccatatttaaacatttcatcaTTTTATGTTTTGGTAATTCTTTACAACAAGGTTCAATTCCTTAATATTAGGGCTGTCCTCGGTTAAGGACTTTTGTGGTCGACTAGTCGTTCATTTGaagcattagtcgactaatcacacatttcttaataaaccatttaagtcattattatgagcctttaattgcctacatagccTAATAAGTGCTCAAGTACACGTATAAAGCTTGCCACAGCGCTCCGGCAGAAGCGTCACGCTCAAGTTCACAGACCCAGATGGCAGAAAGCagtcattattttacaaaagcacgtTTTGTTGTTAAAGTGAGTGCACATGAATAAACATAGTCTTTACATATTTCAAAGTTGTATTACTCTTATCTATATGACCAAAAATGACAGAGTAGCCTATTTTAAGAGCAAGttagcttttttctttctttctgcgaCTAATACAATTTTGGTCAACTAATGATTAGTCGACTATTAGGGGGCAGCcctagttaatattagttaatgcattaggtatcatGAACCCGAActgaaaaatactttttcaagcatttattaatttttatttatttctacatctgttaatacattttcaacatttcagaTGAATGCTGTGTTCATGTCATAATTACTGTAATTGTTAGATGAAAACAACGACGTTCTACATGCAaatgtctattaaaaaaaaaaaaaaacttttattcaccGTGTGCTGTGTGCATGCTACATTAGTATTGTATGTCTTGTTTATTTTTAGATGATTCCTGAATGAAGTCATTAAAAGAAGACAATTATAGGAATTATTGAacagaaatattatgaaataactgCATAAGTACTTTTTTACAGCGGCTAAAGCTGCTGTCATTTTGATTGTTTTCCGCATGTTGTTGCAGCAGTCAGGTGGTAGAAGTTGGAGCTGTTCAAAAAATCTTGTGAGTTTATTGATGCTCCAAAATTTTGGTAAGAGAAAAGATTTGgccgaaaatgtaaaaaaaaaattaaaaaaatgtttatatatacacacacacacacacacacactcataaatagaaacatttagaatagaaattcattatatattaactattttggttaattgattattaaatcttttgttttttgtttttttgtttttttgttggctGAAGAGTGTTAATTTCAGTGCATCACTATTtactatttatgaaaaaaaataaaataaaatttagtaCTGGACACTtgatacattaatgttaacgaaTTGAACCTTAAGTTACAAGTTTTGTTCCTTTTGCAAAGTAAGAATTTGCCTAGATGTGGCTTTCATTAAAAATCTCATAATAGTCTTACAGTATCTAGACTAACCTCCATTGAGCTAAAATGAGCTCTTTGCTCTGAATATCCTGTCAGATTTGTCCTGACCTCTGACTACACCAGTAAAGTGGAGGGTGTTGGGTTGCTTATGATGATATAGTGTTTCTTGCACCCTGGTTCTATTTTCATCACTCTTTTGTTGCTATGTGAGGCCAGTGGCCCAAATTGGCTATGGGCATGGCAGAACACTAGATCTTCCTCAAGCCTTCAAGTGTAGCTCACAGcagcaataaataaatgtgtgcatgCCGTTTCATAATGTTTTGTCTCCTCTATCTAGTGAAGCCTCCGGTCGTACAGAGGGACGAGGATTTTGAAGGCGCTCAGTGGAACTGTGAAAGCTGCACGTTTCTTAACCACCCCGCTCTGCACCGCTGTGAACAGTGCGAGATGCCACGCAACACTTGAGCCGACTTCACCGCGACTCTTCCGACAGGCCATGAACCTCACTCTTCCTACTAATCTTCTGTTCCATCACGCAAAGTTCAAGTCCCGCCTTTCATTTGGCAATTTCTGTCCTCAGCTTCACCCAGCAATAACTGAGCCGTACCCCACAGAAGAAGAGACAACTACTCTAGTTAAATATTATCCAATCAGAAGCAGTGTTACCTCTTAAGGAGCATCCTGCACttgtatttcctttttttttttttttctactgaaaaatgttttaaaagacgAAGTACGGTGACTTAACAGAAACAATGGAAATGATTAATTGGTGCTGGAATGGACCGAGAAGGTGTGGTTTTAGGAGAGGGAGGAGCTTCCAGATATTGAGGAGGTGTGGTTTACCAAGCTACCATTCCAAGCAGAAGAAGACTGCCAAGTTTACACAGGGAAAAAGCCGACAAACAATCCCGCATACGGGGCTTCTTTCACAACATGATAAATTTATTGAGATAAGCAGGGGCTGAATCATTTTAATGTAGACTTTACACTGTATGTGCTCACTCTTCTTATGAATGAAGAACACTACAAGATCTGCATATGAACCTATACCTGGTACTTTTATGCATATGCCACACTGTATTCTGTGTTTAAGATGTTGATTTCCTGTGCAAATGCCTCAAGTGGCTGTACTTAATAAAGGATCTGATTCTATGTGACTATATGCTGATGTTGAGATCTTTCGAATGCAAAACCATGAGCATACCACATTGTtagttttttatatgtttatttggtTAGTATATAAATTAGTACAATATGTCACAACTGTATTCGGGACAGAAAAATCCCAACAGAAAGCACGCAATCACTCAAACGATACATGCGCCCTCATTCAGACACACCAACATGCACACAACAGACTGACAGtgctaaaaaacaacaaccctaCAGTCTGCCTTTAACCACCTGTGTGGATACTTATGCAAAAGACTAATAATCACTCTTCAGATACTAGTCTATATGCAAGGCTTGATTACAACACAAGACCTAGGTTTTCTACAATGCAAAGTATCTTCTACCAAATCCCTTTTAAACTGAATATGCATATGTTTCCAGATGTGCACAAATTAACTGTATGGTGACAATTCATGTGCTATGTACATGATCTGTGCTTAAAGTAGCATCAGTTTTTCTTAGCATTTTATGAGAGCAATTATGCTGGGATGTGTGGTCTTATTTACTGTTCGGCAAATTTTCCTCGCAAATCCACGCAAAGGGAAATTTCACGGGAGTGTGGATTTTTACAATGGGTCCAAATTAGTTGTGATTTCGCCACATTGACCAACACAATGTTTTCgaattaaaaatgataatttcaGTAGAAATCCAAATCAATGGAGAATTTCACACGGGAGTGAAATATTTAGCAACTTTTTCAAATTGGTCATATGAATTCGCCACATTGGCCAACAGAACGTTGCTTGGTTGAAAATTTATTTGAGTCGTGCTTCATAAATAACTACATTATTGACAGTAGACtatggaccttttttttttttttttaccattaaaaatatttaattttgatcAGTGAAATTTTGTGGCGAAATCCATTAATTCCAATAGGAATCCGTGCAGTCGTGAGTTCTACATATGGCAGATTTAGCTCGTATTTAAGTCGGTCGCGCAAATTCCTCACGCTGAGTAACACAAAGCTTCTTGGTTTGAACTCGACTTAAAGCGATTTACATGGACCTTTTTTTGCCTGCAAAATCATGTCAACATGACAACCCCTTAAGCATAAGATCTTTTTGATCAGTTAACAGTTTTACAGTCTTTAGTTTGGCTGATTAGTACTTTACTGTACCAGTAACACTGTTTCTCTTTTCAAGCTTTTTTAACTTTGTTTTTGGGTGTATTTGGGTTTCATTTGGTCTTTAAACCCTCTATCTTGTATCTTTCTGGCCTCAAAACATGTCTATCATGACAGTTTTATTCTGTCAGAATTGTAGATTTCTGTCTGCATTGTTTCAGATCCCACCACAGATGGAGGTTTCCCCACTGATTACATCTCAGACTGGCAGTATTCCTGTGAACACACATGCTCATCTGGTAGTCAGAAAAAGATCAGAGGTGTTAGACTGacatgagaagagagagagatgacaggcAGAAAAAGAACTAGAGTTTGATGGTGGGGTTTAATTGCGTGATAGAGTAATCTGagggaaaaataattaaaatctatgCATCTAACAGCTCGGCATTGCCCTGCATTTTAAgggtctttgtgtgtgtttgcaaagtCAAGGGACAGTTCCGAACGAATGTTCAGTGCATGAGCTGCTATCACAACAGTGAAGAGGACATTGAAGTGCATTGTGGGTGTTGTAGCATGTTTAGTAGTAATCTTCGTAGTTCTTGGGGTTTAGGCAGTAGAGAATCGCTCCTCCAAAGGAGAAGATGGTGGCCCCCCAGGCCAGACCGTAGCCCCAGTTAAACTCGTGGTATATTCTCAAACTGATGGTCTCGATGAACTTGATGGGATATAGCACCAAACAGCAGGCCTGCAGGACCACTGTGAGAAACAGAAGAGCACTGGCAATGAAATTTGCAATCATCAAAGAGACAAAAGTAGGTTAAGAACATTAAAAGTCTTCTGAAACCTCCATAGACTTTATTTCTTGATAAGTTCCTCAACAAAGTGAAGTGACTTCAAATCGATGTAAAAATCCTCTCAAAAGAGATGCGAAAATGTCTGTTTCAGATATACCTTACATGTTTTCCCTGTGATGCGTTCATATTGAGAACAAAAGATTACTGAAGCAGCTGTGTGATGTGGCttggaaaaataatgcatttgctGTTTCCTGGTCCATTAGCCGCAGCAGTTGCGTCTTAGAGCCAACAACACATTTCAGATTCATAATACATGAACCCTAATTTAATGTGGAAAACAGAAATGGGAAGCCAACTCATTAATGTCTtcaatgtaagtgtgtgtgtgtgtgagcaacgGTTGTGTCTATTTCACCTGCGGCAAAGAGCATAACAGCGACCGGTCGGTAGAAGTGTCTCCTGGAGCGAATGCAGACAGACACCAGTGCCACCAGGAAGGAAAGGAGGATAAGGAACGCTCCACCCAACAACAAAGCCAATGTGGCGATCTGCCAGTCTGCATTaaatcaacacaaaaacacaacagatcAGTTCCATATCGTATTACTCTCCatacattatattcatattatataaacattatatcagatgaaagtaaattctCATGGGGTTATATGCGTCATTTACTAAATGTGCTAAAGAAACCTTCAAGACTTAactatccaaaaatgaaaattgtaacaCAAATTTTGTCTCTTTCAAAAGTATTCTATGGCTTCCGAAGACTTGGAATACAGTGTCCGATGAACCATTTTTTCCTATGTTTTCATGTCCTTCCTGAACCTTGAAATCTTCAGTCTCCATTCACACAGGACagaaaacagcaacaaacatagTATTCGGaaattcttcttttgtgttccttaAAAACCAATGGAATGGAATATGGATGAGAAATAACACTTTTAGTTCTCattagttaaagggatactccaccccaaaattaaaattttgtcattaatcacttacccccatgttgtccaaacccgtaaaagctttgtttgtcgagactgtcccatagactgccaagtaaataacactctcaattcctttgtcaacaatCTCTTCTGTGTCTTTCCATATAACcatatgctcttctgtatcagcctTCAGCTTCAGTTTTCTTTCAAACCAAAGCATAAATACTCGTAGAAACAGTGCACCCTTGTGGTgtggctgatacagaagagcatacgcaacatacagtgatatggagagacacagaggagactgttgacaaagaaattgttgaataaagtcattatttttgttttagtagcataaaaaatatattattgtcactttataacattacagttgaaccactgatgggaGATGGACTATTctattcattttggggtgaagtatccctttaatgcaataaactaaaaatgacaaactaacaataagcaatacatttttacagtatttattaatcttagttaatattAGTCATGGTCTtggtttgtcttgtttctttgtTAGTTCATCTTTACTCCGgtactttaaataatattttcagacTTTTGGATTTAATAAATTCTTCAGAAGTCATTTTCATTGTTTGTTTAACTTATGTAGTTAACAAATGGAGCcttgttattgtaaagtgttacaagaccagtaaacaatgacacaattataatatttttgtaaatgattcCTTTAACAGACTCTTAACACGCTGTAATGTCAATACCGACATGCCTACAGAATGGCTAACCCAAACACTTACATCTTGGGTTTGTGTAACTGAAATAATTAACTTCTATGGGCAGCATAGAGCTTATCGACAATTCTGGTGGGCTAAATGGGGCATCACCTAATGTATTCCTCCCTCCCTTTCTTTCTCCTTCAGTCCCTCTTGTTTCTGCTTTTCATTGAAGCACTCTGAGACACTCAGCTAGAGTATGGCCCAGAAATAGCACTGAATCCTCCATTGAACACAGGAGTGAGGGAGGGGTcaaggaaaaagagagagacagagaggaggtGCCTGCCACAGTATGTCTGCTTCCATATCGGACAACATGAGACTATATGTGTGGAATCTCACAAGTACTTCGGGACGACTCCTGATTAATCTCATTAGGTAGGCAAAGGGGAAACGCATTATGAGTAAACGATCTCTGAGGAGTGACTCTGAGGAgtcatttttttctaatttgtcATATTAAATTTATTTCTCAGCATATCAAATTCTTTAAATTAGTTAACATTGAGTAGCTTACATATAGAGACAAATATgatccatcaaaataaaaaatacaaataaaaaaaacatatacaaacaaagCCATTCTCAATTTTTTAGGAATCAAAGTAAAAGATTCAATGACTTCTTTGAATCATTAATGAATCGGTTGAGTGGATAATTTCAATGACTGGCTCATAtgaaatttatttgttttgaatcATGAATGATTCCTTATttgtgaacaaatcagttgagcaAATAGGACTCTCATTTGTGTTGAATCAGAAATAAATGGgactgtcccaaatggcacacttCATGTGCAATTCATGTTGCACTTCTACTTGACATTCGAAGCAGCATTATGCCACAAAAGTGTGGACTCAGACTACAAGGATTTGGGATGCCATTTGGGACAGTGCGAATCAGTGTTTGTTAAAATATTCGTTGAATACattattcagtgactcactcataaaaagtcacttgtttcattcctgaattaaTCAGTGTTTATGTACAAATCATTAAATGATTCATGACTA
Protein-coding regions in this window:
- the tab3 gene encoding TGF-beta-activated kinase 1 and MAP3K7-binding protein 3 isoform X2, which produces MAQGGPQLDYHILQDLKQRFPEIPEKVVSQCLLQNNNNLDLCCHLLAQESNRYLYEEYHSPDDLHLNRNHMLRISVGYPATEGVKNNAGGRALVHSSSDGHIEHPRSGFHEPLSAPATMAPSPGFNPFFMNDQGRSNIPTPPPSIQGMSPTYHPVPRYMSPITVTLSQNIPSAPQALQIPPGAYSGNTVYMRPSPSQSPQPTPWSTSGTSVYQQSPYATPTYPSPYSSPQHQVPQPPQVFLPISPPTLPGLSYQQSPVSHRPFMSSKGPIKNQIEITLEGQRPRSNSPVHAPQGSLYMATSPSPSSPSRAISMTGPLGASIHQGIYVHQGVARPRPASSPQPATSAFIKIKVSPGQVQRSSSSPPVERESLLNIVDQGERHGAPPPILPISALPANISSQINRLPRRSSSGSDDYAYTQALLLHQRARMERLMKELLLERQKLEQLKAEVNEMEFDALQRRFRRVNSTSLIPRPEDMTRIRSQNRQLQIDIDCTLKETDLLQSRGKFDVRTMNNFYDNIQPGPVVPPRAVRW
- the tab3 gene encoding TGF-beta-activated kinase 1 and MAP3K7-binding protein 3 isoform X3 produces the protein MAQGGPQLDYHILQDLKQRFPEIPEKVVSQCLLQNNNNLDLCCHLLAQESNRYLYEEYHSPDDLHLNRNHMLRISVGYPATEGVKNNAGGRALVHSSSDGHIEHPRSGFHEPLSAPATMAPSPGFNPFFMNDQGRSNIPTPPPSIQGMSPTYHPVPRYMSPITVTLSQNIPSAPQALQIPPGAYSGNTVYMRPSPSQSPQPTPWSTSGTSVYQQSPYATPTYPSPYSSPQHQVPQPPQVFLPISPPTLPGLSYQQSPVSHRPFMSSKGPIKNQIEITLEGQRPRSNSPVHAPQGSLYMATSPSPSSPSRAISMTGPLGASIHQGIYVHQGVARPRPASSPQPATSAFIKIKVSPGQVQRSSSSPPVERESLLNIVDQGERHGAPPPILPISALPANISSQINRLPRRSSSGSDDYAYTQALLLHQRARMERLMKELLLERQKLEQLKAEVNEMEFDALQRRFRRVNSTSLIPRPEDMTRIRSQNRQLQIDIDCTLKETDLLQSRGKFDVRTMNNFYDNIQPGPVVPPRVRW
- the tab3 gene encoding TGF-beta-activated kinase 1 and MAP3K7-binding protein 3 isoform X1 translates to MAQGGPQLDYHILQDLKQRFPEIPEKVVSQCLLQNNNNLDLCCHLLAQESNRYLYEEYHSPDDLHLNRNHMLRISVGYPATEGVKNNAGGRALVHSSSDGHIEHPRSGFHEPLSAPATMAPSPGFNPFFMNDQGRSNIPTPPPSIQGMSPTYHPVPRYMSPITVTLSQNIPSAPQALQIPPGAYSGNTVYMRPSPSQSPQPTPWSTSGTSVYQQSPYATPTYPSPYSSPQHQVPQPPQVFLPISPPTLPGLSYQQSPVSHRPFMSSKGPIKNQIEITLEGQRPRSNSPVHAPQGSLYMATSPSPSSPSRAISMTGPLGASIHQGIYVHQGVARPRPASSPQPATSAFIKIKVSPGQVQRSSSSPPVERESLLNIVDQGERHGAPPPILPISALPANISSQINRLPRRSSSGSDDYAYTQALLLHQRARMERLMKELLLERQKLEQLKAEVNEMEFDALQRRFRRVNSTSLIPRPEDMTRIRSQNRQLQIDIDCTLKETDLLQSRGKFDVRTMNNFYDNIQPGPVVPPRVKPPVVQRDEDFEGAQWNCESCTFLNHPALHRCEQCEMPRNT
- the tmem47 gene encoding transmembrane protein 47 produces the protein MASSVSGAEEVRVSALTPLKLVGLVCIFLALCLDVGAVLSPAWVTADDQYHLSLWESCRKHAASVDWLCDSTLGQKGTDWQIATLALLLGGAFLILLSFLVALVSVCIRSRRHFYRPVAVMLFAAVVLQACCLVLYPIKFIETISLRIYHEFNWGYGLAWGATIFSFGGAILYCLNPKNYEDYY